CCCCGAGGTTATGACTCCACCGGTTACAGTCCATTGATAGTTGGTTCCTGCCGGACCGGGCACAACAGAATAGGTATAAGAATTATTTTGGCATACATTGACGGTTCCTGTAATTTCGGGAGTCAGGGTACAGACGCTGCCCATTTTCATTCCGTTTCCAAAACTCGACACCCAAACTTCGTTTTGGTCGTAGGGGTTAAAATAGACCCGCTCTGGTTGTCTGAAAGGATAGCTGTCCACTAAGTTCCAGGTTGGGGTAGTTGCGCTGATATTGCCGGTTACCCAAAGCCCTTGAGTTTCGGTTGTGAGATATACTTGCGAGGTATTTTGAGGGTTAAAGGTGATGGAGGTTACACGGTCAAACTGAGAGCCGGTGAGTTTCGTCCATGAATTACCGCGGTTGGTGGTGCGGTAAAGTCCGCCTAATCCGTTTGGAGGTCCTCCCCAACCACTAAACACACAAACATACCAGGTGTTTTGAGTAGGGTCGTTGGGGTCTATTACAATATCTTTAGTCCAGTAATACATGCCTGTATGACTGAGGTCTGACCATGTTCCGAGGGAAGGGTTATACATAAACACTCCTGAACTTGCGGTAAATGTTCCTCCTGAGTTTCTTCTGCCCGAATAAGTGCAGACGACATTACCATCATTTAACACAATAACAGTTGCCGGATGCCCTTCGGTTCTTGGAGGGTTGGGAAGTTTGGTCCAGGTAGATGCAGCAAAAAGATTGGCATTTTCTGTTACCCAGATACCGCCCTGACTGCCGGCACCACCACCGCCGTAGTGAATGACCGAAGCATACAACCGGTTTTGATTGTTGGGGTCTAAGGCTAACCAAAATACCGGATGCCCAAAGTTTTTCATAGTTACCCAGGTACTGCTGTTATCGGTTGAATAAATGATTTTACCGTTACCATCTGCTACATCTAACCGCGAGTCTTGCAAATAGGTACTTTGGTAGATATCGTGAATGTTGGATGTTCCGCCAAACAAAGTGCCGCCTGTGGTTTGCACAATCCTGTATAGCGAATTGACCGAAAAGCCGGAATAGGTGTATCCCCAGGTTTCACCGGCATCGGCACTTCTGATTCCGCCTATATCGCTGAAAGCTCCCATCATAATATTGCTGTTTACCCAAAATACCTGCCAACAGGTGGTGTTTTCAAGCCCGATGCTGTGATAAGTCTGATTTTTGGGAGTCGGGCTTCCGGCAGGATGCTCGTCTGCTTCATTGATATATGCTTGTGTCCAATTAGCACCACCATCAGAGGTGGTATGCACAAACCCAAAATCACCAAACAATACTTTGTTTGCGTTGAATGGAGCTACGGCTATTCCAAAGGTCGATTCTCCCCAGCTCCAGTTTTTATCTCCCTGCCAGCCACTCCATCCGGTTTGAATGTTTTGGTTGTTGGTGGACAAAAATACTTTGGTCCAACTTGAGCCGCCATTAGTTGATTTTAAAATCATCGGAGCAGAAAGATCACCATCGCTTCCACCGAGATACATGGTGTTGACATCATTCCAGGCCATGCCGCAATACATCACAAAGTCGTTGGACAAGTTGATGCCCGATGAGGCGGAAACCCAGGTTCCCGACAAGTTGTCCATTGTATATACTCCTGCCGCTACACCATAATAGTCCCAGGTCATCAAACCGTTGTATATATCGCCGCTATTACCTGCTACGCATAAAAACCGAAGGGTAGCCCCAGCCTTTGCTGCCGAAAATTGCCATAACCGTTGGCTTGATGGAATGCCGGTATTGGGCATTTGGGTAAACGAACTTCCTGAAGTTGTGGAATAAAAAATGCCTTCGTTTGTGCCGATATAGATATTGTTCCCTTCAAAAAATGCGCCGCCCATGATGATTCCTGCACCCATATCGGCTGCATGTTTGACCAGTGTAAACGAAGTGCCTCCGTTGTTGCTGAAAACAATATCGCCATAATAGTTCATCAACAATTGATTGGGGTTGTTGTAGTTAGACACCAAACGGTAAACTGCCCCTAAATCAGTGTCATAACCCGGTAATGCCGTCCAGGTTGTTCCGCCGTTGATGGTTTTAACCGGATATCCATCGTTGCCGTCGTTGTAAATGGAATAAGCAATATTGGGATTATTGGTAAACTCATAAGTAGATATATTCATTGCCGTCAATTGCTGAAAATGCAATTGAGAATAAGTTAGTCCAAAATCGGTAGTGTGAAACAACTGACTCATATCGCAACTGATATAAAACTCGTTGTCATTGTCAGGGTTTATTTTTGGAAAAAACAATGCCCCTCCACCTCCAATTCCCTGTGGTTGCCATACGGTCGGCACTTGCCCCCATAGGGTTGAAGCATCATTGAGCAACCAGATACATACCATCAACATCAGTTTTTTTTTCATAGCCAAATATTTAGGGGATGTTTAGCAGCAATATTGCTTTTAGTAGAAAGCATCAACCAGGATTATTTTTTTGGAAAAAAACGCAAAGTATCAAGCTAATCCAACTAATATAACTATAATTTACCTGTTTCGCTGATTTTTTTGAGGTTGTTTAGGCCTTCTTCAAACTGTTTATTTAACATGCCTCGTAAAAACAAGCCAAAAAGACGTTCGACCGGAAAACTAAGATTGCCGGAATTGACCCAAACTACCTTAGTGCCTCCCGATGCAGTGGTTTCAAAGGTCCAGTTATCGTCTGCACCCGAAACGTGCGGTTCAACAAAAGTCAACTTTGCAGCTACGGATTTGTTGGGAATAACTTCGGTCATCGTTAACTTGCCGATTCCGACATTTTCACCATTCCATTCATACTGATGTCCTGCTGTTGCAGGAATTCCGGTAACAGTATAGATTGCTTTAGGGTCTGATAAAGACCATGGATTCCATTTTCTGAAATGGTTATAGTTTGCAACCTGAAGAAAAACGCTCTCAATCGGACTGTTTATTTCAATTGATTTTTCGACCCGATAAGAACCCGGTGATAATAACGCAACAACCAATAACAATGCGGCTAATCCGGCCAGCCCGTAGAGGACAATTTTTAAAATTCGCATAAAACTTTAGTTTAGAGTGTGAGTATAAGCCTGTTTGCATTTGATACTTTCAGAAATCGCTATTTATTACCGTCCTGATTAAATTCCCGAATGAGTCAAATTCAAAATGCCGGGGCTAATTAGCATTAAAATTACAACAAAAAGTATTTCACAAAACTTTACCGGTATTTAATTGAATATTGGAGGGGAGAAATTTATCGTACAGCTATTTATGGGTGAATTGAGAACAATTCTATACCTTCTATAAACGCAACAACTTAGGAGGTATAGAAAAGCTAAACCCGTTAGGGTTGTTATGTTGGTAACACAGCACCGGTGAAGTTATATTATGTCCCAACGGGACAAAATTACTTCTTGTATATCTGTTGCTCCCAATATGCCGCACATACGGCGCTTGTTATATTTTCGTTACCAACCATCGTAAATAGCTACCTAAAATCAACCTTGCCATACTTTCGTTGTTATCAATCCATCACAACTTGCATTGTGCGGGGTTATGTTCCAAACAGAATAAAAGGCTTATCTTGGCTCTCTAATTAACACCATTTTACTTATGAAAAAGACATCTTGTTACTTCCTGCTGCTTATATTTTTTTGTCTGAATGTACAGTCCCAAACATTCAGGGCGGGTATTGCAGGAGGGGTAAATTTTTCTCAAATAGATGGCGATAATATAGGTGGATATAACAAGTTTGGGGTAAACACCGGATTTTTGTCGGAATTGCCTTTTACCGACCGTTGGTCAGTCGGATTTGAATTGCTCTTTGCTCAAAAAGGGAGTAGGGCAGTGATCACGGCTAATAATCCGTTTGATTTTAAAATTATACTAGATTATGCCGAAATTCCGGTAATTGCCAAGTTTCACGACCGGAAAGGCGGATTTACGTTTGGTGCCGGCTTTGCCCTTGGCCGTTTGGTCAGAAGCAGGTATTTTGAAAATGGGATAGATGCAACCGAGTCTTATTTTAGTACAAACAAGGCTAATAATTGGGAATGGTCTATTGTTGCAGACATTTCCTATATGTTTACCCCTGTTTGGGGGGTAAATTTGCGAGGTGCCTATTCCCTGTTGCCGGTCAGAAAAGATCCCAACAGCGTATTCAGAGCTTCGGGTCAGTTTAATAATGTTTTGACCGTGCGCTCTATTTTTATGTTTAGTGCTATCGGTAAAAACAAATAACCGTATAATTTTTTTTAAACAACATTTGTTAATGAAAACCCGATCATTTACGCAGTGTTGTTATTAAAACAGACAATTTTATTCTGCCAGTTCAAAAACAGATTATTCATCATTTTCAAGCTTCTTAGCCTGTTTTAACACAAGTTTTTCCTGCTCCGATTTGTAATCCAACATTTTTTGATAAATATCAGGGTCAGATGTTGCCAAAATTTGCAAGGCGAGC
This is a stretch of genomic DNA from Sphingobacteriales bacterium. It encodes these proteins:
- a CDS encoding PorT family protein, with protein sequence MKKTSCYFLLLIFFCLNVQSQTFRAGIAGGVNFSQIDGDNIGGYNKFGVNTGFLSELPFTDRWSVGFELLFAQKGSRAVITANNPFDFKIILDYAEIPVIAKFHDRKGGFTFGAGFALGRLVRSRYFENGIDATESYFSTNKANNWEWSIVADISYMFTPVWGVNLRGAYSLLPVRKDPNSVFRASGQFNNVLTVRSIFMFSAIGKNK
- a CDS encoding SRPBCC family protein, which translates into the protein MRILKIVLYGLAGLAALLLVVALLSPGSYRVEKSIEINSPIESVFLQVANYNHFRKWNPWSLSDPKAIYTVTGIPATAGHQYEWNGENVGIGKLTMTEVIPNKSVAAKLTFVEPHVSGADDNWTFETTASGGTKVVWVNSGNLSFPVERLFGLFLRGMLNKQFEEGLNNLKKISETGKL